A stretch of Campylobacter showae DNA encodes these proteins:
- the hisF gene encoding imidazole glycerol phosphate synthase subunit HisF yields the protein MNHFAKRIIPCLDVKDGRVVKGVNFVGLVDAGDPVEIAKRYNEEGADELCFLDITASHLERDTIVDVVERVARELFIPLTVGGGIRTIDDISRLLNVGCDKISLNSAAIKNPNLIDEAANKFGSQCIVVAIDAKKTGESYRVFINGGRLDTDRDALAWAKEAQERGAGEILLTSMDCDGVKNGFELNLTRIFSELDIPVIASGGAGKMEHFKDAFLAGADACLAASIFHFREIEIKALKTYLRQNGIEVRL from the coding sequence ATGAATCATTTTGCAAAACGCATAATCCCGTGCCTAGACGTCAAAGACGGACGCGTGGTAAAGGGCGTAAATTTCGTAGGTCTAGTGGACGCGGGCGATCCGGTCGAGATAGCCAAACGCTACAATGAGGAGGGCGCGGATGAACTGTGCTTCCTCGATATCACGGCGTCACACCTTGAGCGCGATACGATCGTGGATGTCGTAGAGCGGGTCGCGCGCGAGCTTTTTATCCCGCTAACAGTAGGCGGCGGCATACGCACGATCGACGATATCTCGCGCCTGCTAAACGTCGGCTGCGACAAAATAAGCCTCAACTCCGCCGCGATAAAAAATCCAAATTTGATAGACGAAGCGGCGAATAAATTCGGCTCGCAGTGCATCGTAGTCGCAATCGATGCGAAGAAAACGGGCGAGAGTTATAGGGTTTTTATAAACGGCGGTAGGCTAGATACCGACAGGGACGCGCTTGCTTGGGCGAAAGAGGCGCAGGAGCGCGGTGCGGGTGAAATTTTACTCACGTCGATGGACTGCGACGGCGTTAAAAACGGCTTTGAGCTAAATTTAACGCGGATTTTTAGCGAGCTTGATATCCCCGTGATCGCAAGCGGCGGTGCGGGCAAAATGGAGCACTTTAAGGACGCATTTTTAGCGGGCGCGGACGCATGCCTAGCGGCGTCGATCTTTCACTTTAGAGAGATCGAGATTAAGGCGCTTAAAACATACCTCAGACAAAACGGCATCGAGGTCAGACTGTGA
- a CDS encoding pseudouridine synthase, with product MQKSRLNKFISHNTSYSRREADELIKQGKVSVNGRVISELATSVSDEDKVKINGRIVRLKKEFTMIVYHKQKGELVSKKDDRGRKTIYDSLDRQFAKFVSIGRLDYASEGLLLLTDAPAIATALMNSDVEREYYLKVKGEITPEVITAMNEGFFAADATKGAHAKTAIKSMEFKPFLDYKIFGSSGGFTKLKVVINEGQNRELRRFFGYFDLEVMDLKRVSFGRVDLGMLKPGKWRYFENGEYEALRDFLKVNNVRY from the coding sequence ATGCAAAAAAGCAGACTAAACAAATTTATATCGCATAACACGAGTTATTCACGCAGAGAGGCCGACGAGCTCATAAAACAGGGCAAAGTTAGCGTAAATGGCCGCGTCATTAGCGAGCTAGCCACTAGCGTTAGCGATGAGGATAAAGTAAAGATAAACGGTCGCATAGTAAGGCTAAAAAAAGAATTTACGATGATCGTTTATCACAAACAAAAAGGCGAGTTGGTTAGTAAAAAAGACGACCGCGGACGCAAAACGATTTATGATAGCCTTGACCGACAGTTTGCTAAATTTGTTAGTATCGGGCGGCTTGACTACGCTAGCGAGGGACTACTTTTACTAACGGACGCACCGGCGATCGCTACCGCACTGATGAACAGCGACGTAGAGCGCGAATACTATCTAAAAGTAAAGGGTGAGATAACGCCTGAGGTTATAACGGCGATGAACGAGGGGTTTTTCGCCGCGGACGCTACTAAAGGCGCGCATGCTAAAACTGCGATAAAGTCGATGGAATTTAAGCCTTTTTTAGACTATAAAATTTTTGGCTCAAGCGGCGGCTTTACAAAGCTAAAAGTCGTGATAAACGAAGGGCAAAACCGCGAACTACGCAGGTTTTTCGGATATTTCGACCTTGAGGTAATGGATCTAAAACGAGTTAGTTTCGGCCGCGTGGATCTTGGCATGCTAAAGCCCGGCAAATGGCGTTATTTTGAAAACGGCGAATACGAAGCGCTGAGGGATTTTCTAAAGGTAAATAACGTTAGGTACTAA
- a CDS encoding ribonuclease J, which translates to MNDKNEEKAVASQGKSNKKRRFRPRNKNKQENLDQNAQNGEQKASQSVIDNFFLEPFDGGKQHTQNGEQTNANKQNGKKNRSKNNKQNSQNSAQSENKNANKQAANAENQTGEAKPKKQRKPKKNLPAKLSGNEQWQQDIAASMEANKAVHELRLEPMKYLNSTDHRIRITPLGGLGEIGGNMTIFETDTSAIIVDIGMSFPSESMHGVDILIPDFDYVRKIKDKIKGVVITHAHEDHIGAVPYFYKEFKFPIYATPLPLGMINNKFEEHGLKQERSLFRSVEKRKPYLIGDFEVEWIHITHSIIDASALAITTKAGTIIHTGDFKIDHTPIDGYPTDLGRLAYYGERGVLCLMSDSTNSYREGFTKSESSVGKTFDAIFSKAKGRVIMSTFSSNIHRVYQAIDWGLKYNRKVCVIGRSMERNLYTAMELGYIKLDKKIFIDANEVGKFKDNEVLIVTTGSQGETMSALYRMATDEHKYIKIKPTDQIIISSKAIPGNESSVSTVLNFLIKSGASVAYQDFSEIHVSGHAAQEEQKLMLRLIKPKFFLPVHGEYNHIAKHKETAVACGVDERNIYLMSDGDQIEICQKYMKRAKTVKTGKVFIDNQINKQISDDVVIDRQNLAEAGVVMIIAQISRHGAKLINKPRVISYGLVGDKQDGEFRKEMEGVLEQYLSNVKEELLKDGRILEGQVRQVIRKHIFRKVKKYPTIVPIIYLM; encoded by the coding sequence ATGAACGACAAAAACGAAGAAAAAGCGGTGGCCTCTCAGGGCAAGAGCAATAAAAAGCGCAGATTTCGCCCGAGAAATAAAAATAAACAAGAAAATTTAGATCAAAACGCGCAAAACGGCGAGCAAAAAGCTAGTCAAAGCGTGATAGATAATTTCTTTTTAGAGCCTTTTGACGGCGGCAAACAGCATACTCAAAACGGCGAACAAACTAACGCTAACAAACAAAACGGCAAAAAAAATCGCAGTAAAAATAACAAACAAAACTCCCAAAACAGCGCGCAAAGCGAAAATAAAAACGCTAACAAGCAAGCCGCTAACGCCGAAAATCAAACGGGCGAAGCTAAGCCTAAAAAACAGCGAAAGCCGAAGAAAAATTTACCCGCCAAGCTAAGCGGAAACGAGCAGTGGCAGCAAGATATCGCCGCATCTATGGAGGCAAACAAAGCCGTCCACGAACTGCGCCTGGAGCCGATGAAATACCTAAACTCCACCGATCACAGGATCCGTATCACGCCTCTTGGCGGACTAGGCGAGATCGGCGGAAATATGACGATATTTGAGACCGACACGAGCGCGATCATCGTCGATATCGGCATGAGCTTTCCTAGCGAGAGTATGCATGGCGTGGATATCCTGATCCCCGACTTTGACTACGTGCGCAAGATAAAAGATAAGATAAAAGGCGTCGTCATCACGCACGCCCACGAGGATCACATCGGCGCGGTGCCCTACTTTTACAAAGAGTTTAAATTTCCGATTTATGCTACGCCGCTACCGCTCGGTATGATAAATAATAAATTTGAAGAGCACGGGCTAAAACAGGAGCGTTCGCTTTTCCGCTCGGTCGAAAAGCGTAAGCCGTATTTGATAGGGGATTTTGAGGTCGAGTGGATACATATCACGCACTCTATCATCGACGCCAGCGCGCTTGCCATCACGACAAAGGCGGGCACCATCATCCACACGGGCGACTTTAAGATCGACCACACCCCGATCGACGGCTATCCTACCGATCTGGGGCGCCTAGCCTACTACGGCGAGCGCGGCGTGCTGTGCCTCATGAGCGATAGCACGAACAGCTACCGCGAGGGCTTTACGAAAAGCGAAAGTAGCGTGGGTAAGACCTTTGACGCGATTTTCTCAAAAGCCAAAGGCCGCGTGATAATGAGTACGTTTAGCTCCAACATCCACCGCGTCTATCAGGCGATCGACTGGGGACTAAAATACAACCGCAAGGTCTGCGTCATCGGCCGCAGCATGGAGCGTAACCTCTACACGGCGATGGAGCTTGGCTACATCAAACTCGATAAGAAAATTTTTATCGACGCTAACGAGGTCGGCAAATTTAAAGATAACGAAGTGCTGATCGTCACCACCGGCTCTCAGGGCGAGACGATGAGCGCGCTGTACCGCATGGCTACGGATGAGCACAAATATATCAAAATAAAGCCGACCGATCAGATCATCATCAGCTCAAAGGCGATCCCTGGCAACGAAAGTAGCGTCTCGACTGTGCTAAATTTCCTCATCAAATCAGGCGCTAGCGTCGCGTATCAGGACTTTAGCGAGATACACGTGAGCGGTCACGCGGCACAAGAGGAGCAAAAACTGATGCTGCGCCTGATAAAGCCTAAATTTTTCCTCCCCGTTCACGGCGAGTACAACCACATCGCAAAGCATAAAGAAACTGCCGTGGCATGTGGCGTGGATGAGCGAAACATCTACCTGATGAGCGACGGCGATCAGATAGAAATTTGCCAAAAATACATGAAGCGCGCCAAGACGGTAAAAACGGGCAAGGTCTTTATCGACAACCAAATCAACAAGCAAATTTCAGACGACGTCGTGATCGATAGGCAAAATTTGGCCGAAGCGGGCGTCGTGATGATCATCGCGCAAATTTCCCGCCACGGCGCTAAGCTCATCAACAAGCCTCGCGTTATCAGCTACGGACTCGTGGGCGATAAGCAAGACGGTGAGTTTAGAAAAGAGATGGAGGGCGTGCTGGAGCAGTATCTAAGCAACGTCAAAGAGGAGCTTTTAAAAGACGGCAGGATACTCGAGGGGCAGGTGCGCCAAGTCATCCGCAAGCATATATTTAGAAAAGTCAAAAAGTATCCGACCATCGTGCCGATCATATACCTGATGTAA
- a CDS encoding cysteine-rich Sel1 repeat protein: protein MYKKLLMVAVLCAGANAGFIQEGMQAQQSGDHKKLIEIYEKACHEENKASGCYNLAVVYFEGTGGVEKNYEKAINLYQKACNAKFALACNNLGYIYESGNGATQDFAKAAAYYEKACQDDEGCTALGLLYANGAGVKTDIKKAISLYTKACNYGDMMGCNNLGYLHLEGMGVEKDYAKAKSFYEKACAGGVGIGCDNLGFLYAFGQGTEQDYAKAKEFYEKSCNLNYDKGCNNLAIMYAEGKGVAADIAKAKELFDKSCAKGLKVACENVEFLKPETNKTK from the coding sequence ATGTATAAAAAACTACTAATGGTGGCGGTTTTATGCGCCGGCGCAAACGCGGGCTTTATCCAAGAAGGCATGCAAGCCCAGCAAAGCGGCGACCATAAAAAGCTGATAGAAATCTACGAAAAAGCCTGCCACGAGGAAAACAAGGCATCGGGCTGCTACAACCTTGCAGTGGTGTATTTTGAAGGCACGGGCGGAGTGGAGAAAAATTACGAAAAGGCGATAAATTTATACCAAAAAGCTTGCAATGCCAAATTTGCGCTTGCTTGCAACAACCTAGGCTACATCTACGAAAGCGGTAACGGCGCGACTCAGGACTTCGCTAAAGCCGCCGCATACTACGAAAAAGCCTGCCAAGACGACGAAGGCTGCACCGCACTAGGACTTCTTTATGCAAACGGTGCAGGCGTCAAAACCGATATCAAAAAAGCCATCTCGCTCTACACCAAAGCCTGCAACTACGGCGATATGATGGGATGCAATAACCTAGGCTACCTGCACCTTGAGGGCATGGGCGTAGAAAAAGACTACGCTAAAGCAAAATCATTTTACGAAAAGGCCTGCGCGGGCGGCGTGGGTATCGGCTGCGATAACCTCGGCTTTTTATATGCATTCGGCCAGGGTACGGAGCAAGACTACGCTAAAGCTAAAGAATTTTACGAAAAATCCTGCAACCTAAACTACGACAAAGGCTGCAACAACCTAGCCATAATGTACGCCGAGGGCAAAGGTGTCGCGGCCGATATCGCCAAGGCCAAAGAGCTCTTTGACAAAAGCTGCGCAAAGGGCCTAAAAGTCGCGTGCGAGAATGTGGAGTTTTTAAAACCGGAAACAAATAAAACTAAATAA
- a CDS encoding ABC transporter ATP-binding protein — MNAIEVKNLCKIYNQNKPNEFHALKNINLTVKSGDLVILKGVSGSGKSTLLGILGALSKPSSGEALINGRNVSKLPDIMSSNFRHSEVGFIFQSFNLIEGLSVYQNVLAPLSLTSLKKAELNSQIDRALNLANIAHKKDQIISKLSGGEKQRCAIARALAMDPSVILADEPTANLDKQNSLIFIEMLKKFKELKKTVVVATHDILFDDLDFVDGYVRMQDGEML, encoded by the coding sequence ATGAACGCGATAGAAGTAAAAAATCTCTGTAAAATTTACAATCAAAACAAACCAAACGAATTTCACGCGCTGAAAAATATAAATTTGACGGTAAAAAGCGGCGACCTAGTAATCCTAAAAGGCGTTAGCGGTAGCGGCAAAAGTACGCTACTAGGCATTCTAGGCGCGCTTAGCAAACCAAGCAGCGGCGAAGCGCTAATCAACGGTCGCAACGTCTCAAAACTACCAGACATCATGAGTTCAAATTTTAGACATAGCGAGGTTGGGTTTATATTCCAGTCGTTTAACCTGATCGAGGGCCTTAGCGTCTATCAAAACGTACTAGCGCCGCTAAGCCTAACAAGTCTTAAAAAAGCCGAGCTAAATTCGCAAATCGATCGCGCGCTAAATCTCGCCAACATCGCGCACAAAAAAGATCAAATCATCTCAAAGCTAAGCGGCGGCGAGAAGCAGCGATGCGCGATAGCAAGGGCTCTAGCGATGGATCCTAGCGTCATACTAGCCGACGAACCGACGGCAAATTTGGACAAACAAAACTCGCTCATCTTCATCGAAATGCTAAAAAAATTCAAAGAGCTAAAAAAGACCGTCGTAGTCGCCACGCACGACATTTTGTTTGACGATCTGGACTTCGTGGACGGTTACGTGAGGATGCAAGACGGAGAGATGCTGTGA
- the rsmA gene encoding 16S rRNA (adenine(1518)-N(6)/adenine(1519)-N(6))-dimethyltransferase RsmA has product MENIKAKKCFGQNFLHDEATLNKIIQAIPKDTQNIVEIGPGLGDLTFRILRICGVTSYEIDTELFALLQKKFANEIQNGRLKLFCKDALDQWSEDGLSYEPYFLAANLPYYVATKMILNAIEDEKCRGLVVMIQKEVALKFSAKSGDRDFSSLAILASLQGGCELLFDVAASCFNPPPKVTSSVIKLQKSKNLIGETGVFKSKFEYEKFKTYLKIVFSAPRKTLMKNLSSSYERPEIERIFSMLNLSAHIRPHELNVDLYLEVFKNLKEDNERQKRRKSGGLSGQEQ; this is encoded by the coding sequence ATGGAAAATATTAAAGCAAAAAAATGCTTCGGACAAAATTTCTTACACGACGAAGCGACGCTAAACAAAATCATCCAAGCGATTCCCAAAGATACGCAAAATATCGTTGAGATTGGGCCTGGCTTAGGTGATTTGACATTTAGAATTTTGCGGATTTGCGGCGTAACTAGCTACGAGATAGATACTGAGCTTTTTGCGCTGCTGCAGAAAAAATTCGCAAACGAAATTCAAAACGGACGATTGAAACTTTTTTGCAAAGACGCGCTGGATCAATGGAGCGAAGACGGCCTAAGCTATGAGCCGTATTTTTTAGCGGCAAACCTGCCCTACTATGTCGCTACGAAAATGATCCTAAATGCGATCGAAGACGAAAAATGTCGCGGCCTGGTCGTGATGATACAAAAGGAAGTCGCGCTTAAATTTAGCGCAAAAAGCGGCGATAGAGATTTTAGCTCTTTGGCGATTTTAGCCTCGCTTCAAGGCGGCTGCGAGCTGCTTTTTGACGTGGCTGCGAGCTGCTTTAACCCACCGCCGAAGGTAACTTCCTCGGTTATAAAACTGCAAAAAAGTAAAAATTTAATAGGCGAAACGGGCGTATTTAAGAGTAAATTTGAATACGAAAAATTTAAAACTTACCTCAAAATCGTCTTTAGCGCGCCTAGAAAAACGCTGATGAAAAATTTGAGTTCAAGCTATGAAAGGCCTGAAATCGAACGAATTTTCAGCATGCTAAATTTGAGCGCACACATCCGTCCGCATGAGCTAAATGTCGATCTTTATCTAGAAGTATTTAAAAATTTAAAGGAAGATAATGAACGACAAAAACGAAGAAAAAGCGGTGGCCTCTCAGGGCAAGAGCAATAA
- a CDS encoding KpsF/GutQ family sugar-phosphate isomerase produces the protein MSDIIKIAANVLKTEANELTRNAEILDGEFEKAVEVLYKTKGKVVVTGVGKSGHVGAKIAATLASTGTPSFFMHPTEAMHGDLGMIGKDDTLLAISFSGESEELTKILPHVQRFGVPIVAMARDKFSTLGKFSNSFVKLDVSKEACPLDAAPTSSTTLTLALGDALAVCLMEKRGFKKEDFANFHPGGSLGKRLFLKVKDVMRSENLPIVRWNASLKQAIDTMTHGKLGTVLIVDKDGVLDAILSDGDLRRALMREDFDLNDAAIKYATLKPKELNDKEMLAIDALALIERYKIQLLAVVENGVPVGVLHIHDLANLGL, from the coding sequence ATGAGCGATATAATAAAAATAGCCGCTAATGTGCTAAAAACGGAAGCTAACGAGCTAACAAGAAATGCCGAAATTTTAGATGGCGAATTTGAAAAAGCGGTTGAGGTTTTATATAAAACCAAAGGCAAAGTCGTGGTTACTGGCGTGGGTAAGAGCGGACACGTGGGCGCAAAGATCGCCGCGACGCTTGCTAGCACTGGTACGCCTAGCTTTTTCATGCATCCGACCGAGGCGATGCACGGCGATCTGGGTATGATCGGCAAGGATGATACGCTACTAGCTATCAGCTTTAGCGGCGAGAGCGAGGAGCTAACCAAAATCCTGCCTCACGTGCAGCGTTTTGGCGTACCGATAGTTGCGATGGCGAGGGATAAATTTAGCACGCTCGGTAAATTTAGCAACTCGTTTGTGAAACTTGACGTTAGCAAAGAAGCCTGCCCGCTAGATGCCGCGCCAACTAGCTCTACGACGCTAACGTTAGCCCTAGGCGATGCGTTAGCCGTTTGTTTGATGGAAAAGCGAGGCTTTAAAAAAGAGGATTTTGCGAATTTTCATCCCGGTGGCAGCCTTGGTAAAAGGCTATTTCTAAAAGTAAAAGACGTTATGAGAAGCGAAAATTTGCCTATAGTCCGCTGGAATGCGAGCCTAAAACAGGCGATCGACACGATGACGCACGGCAAACTCGGTACAGTTTTGATCGTCGATAAAGACGGCGTTTTGGACGCTATTTTAAGCGACGGAGACCTTAGGCGCGCGCTGATGAGAGAGGATTTTGATCTAAACGACGCTGCGATCAAATACGCGACGCTAAAACCAAAAGAGCTAAATGATAAAGAGATGTTAGCGATAGATGCGTTAGCGCTCATCGAGCGTTACAAGATCCAGCTACTAGCCGTCGTAGAAAACGGCGTTCCGGTCGGCGTTTTACACATACACGACCTTGCAAATTTAGGACTATAA
- a CDS encoding nitrous oxide reductase accessory protein NosL, whose product MILRSILGSALLAALMFGAEANEQAGKMKPMFQSVDPSKATLVGSGEDKEYCAVCGMNLVKFYKTNHVYNGKQVASLHCLYELTEGKIPSDAQVVDTKNLNLIDANKAFYVVGSKIGGTMTRNSKYAFSTEADAKEFQAENGGEIMDFAKAYEIAGQDFEGDNKMIKAKREGGVYAHGKEFYEANCEKTDPKSFKAISELKAHLKKTCDAKGASKAPEYDKHLQAAALYLWDAPANLGTSDQASKSKQKTQKAERIVVPKGARCPVCGMLIGKNPQWATMIKTSKEELYFDGVKDMMKYYFEKGKKDDQIYVSDYYKLNKIDARTAYYVTGSNVLGPMGNELIPFASEEDAKTFAKDHGGKQIVKFDEITTLLVERLM is encoded by the coding sequence ATGATTTTACGTTCTATTTTGGGTTCGGCGCTACTAGCGGCGTTAATGTTTGGCGCCGAAGCAAATGAACAAGCCGGCAAGATGAAGCCGATGTTTCAAAGCGTGGATCCAAGCAAAGCTACGCTCGTAGGAAGCGGCGAGGATAAAGAGTACTGCGCCGTTTGCGGGATGAATTTGGTTAAATTTTATAAAACAAACCACGTTTATAACGGCAAGCAAGTAGCATCGCTCCACTGCCTATACGAGCTCACGGAAGGCAAGATCCCAAGCGACGCGCAGGTCGTCGATACGAAAAATCTAAATTTGATCGATGCAAATAAAGCCTTTTACGTAGTCGGCAGCAAAATAGGCGGCACGATGACTAGAAATAGCAAATACGCCTTTTCAACCGAGGCCGACGCAAAAGAGTTCCAAGCCGAAAACGGCGGCGAGATAATGGACTTTGCCAAAGCATACGAGATCGCTGGACAGGACTTTGAGGGCGATAACAAGATGATCAAAGCCAAACGCGAAGGCGGCGTTTACGCGCACGGCAAGGAATTTTACGAAGCAAACTGCGAGAAAACCGATCCAAAAAGCTTTAAAGCCATCTCCGAGCTAAAAGCCCACCTCAAAAAAACATGCGACGCAAAGGGCGCCAGCAAAGCTCCTGAGTACGACAAGCACCTACAAGCCGCAGCTTTGTATCTATGGGACGCTCCGGCAAATTTAGGCACGAGCGATCAAGCCTCAAAATCTAAGCAAAAAACGCAAAAAGCCGAGAGGATCGTCGTACCAAAAGGCGCACGCTGCCCTGTTTGCGGTATGCTAATCGGCAAAAACCCGCAGTGGGCGACGATGATAAAAACAAGCAAAGAGGAGCTTTACTTTGACGGCGTCAAGGACATGATGAAGTATTATTTCGAAAAAGGCAAAAAAGACGATCAAATTTACGTTAGCGACTACTACAAGCTAAACAAAATCGACGCCAGAACCGCCTACTACGTAACCGGCTCAAACGTACTCGGACCTATGGGCAACGAGCTCATACCGTTTGCCAGCGAAGAGGATGCTAAGACCTTTGCCAAAGATCACGGCGGCAAACAGATCGTCAAATTTGACGAGATCACGACTCTTTTAGTAGAGAGGTTGATGTGA
- a CDS encoding ABC transporter permease has product MPSKNFIDYAVTLLYKDRADHAFSFFIFAFIVFILSAVLFVSSSIQSDLTNLTRSKPEVVVEALRAGKRDLIHDGYIYDVSKIPGVASVEGAVEGEYYFAQKRVWFHIVGDENLDENEMIVGEGVKKEMAELYYEDVFNFLTEEKMIPIKINKTAPHETGIVSNDVIYMNPATAREVLSLKEGEYTRLYVEVPNVNEISEVALKIQNVYPNTEVTSIEDGVAKIRHLYYYKGGIFMVLYVVAMVSFFILLKNQISLAYGEKKKEIAILRSIGFSVRNIIALKFIQNIVVSFSAYLLGVAGAYLYVFLFGAPFLRDIFLGSEVANFTDFTPIIDFNMLFLIFVFSVIPFLAFVIIPSWRIAVSDMSEAVK; this is encoded by the coding sequence ATGCCGAGTAAAAATTTTATCGATTACGCAGTTACGCTGCTCTATAAAGACCGTGCCGATCACGCTTTTAGCTTTTTTATCTTCGCTTTTATCGTGTTTATCTTAAGCGCGGTTCTTTTCGTCTCAAGCTCCATCCAAAGCGACCTAACGAATTTGACTCGCTCAAAGCCGGAAGTCGTCGTCGAAGCTCTACGCGCGGGCAAACGCGACCTGATACACGACGGCTACATCTATGACGTCTCAAAGATTCCCGGCGTTGCTAGCGTCGAGGGAGCGGTCGAGGGAGAGTATTATTTCGCGCAAAAAAGAGTCTGGTTTCATATCGTCGGCGATGAAAATTTAGACGAAAACGAGATGATCGTGGGCGAAGGCGTGAAAAAAGAGATGGCGGAGCTTTATTACGAGGACGTTTTTAACTTTTTAACCGAAGAAAAAATGATCCCGATAAAGATCAACAAAACCGCGCCGCATGAAACAGGCATCGTTTCAAACGACGTTATCTACATGAATCCCGCCACCGCGCGCGAAGTACTAAGTCTAAAAGAGGGCGAATACACAAGACTCTACGTCGAAGTGCCAAACGTAAACGAGATCAGCGAAGTGGCCCTAAAGATCCAAAACGTCTATCCAAACACCGAGGTTACGAGCATCGAGGACGGAGTAGCCAAAATAAGGCACCTTTACTACTACAAAGGCGGCATTTTCATGGTGCTTTACGTCGTGGCGATGGTTTCGTTTTTCATCCTGCTGAAAAATCAAATTTCGCTCGCTTACGGCGAGAAGAAAAAGGAGATCGCGATATTGCGCAGTATCGGCTTTAGCGTAAGAAATATCATCGCGCTTAAATTTATCCAAAACATCGTCGTTTCTTTTAGCGCCTATTTGCTAGGCGTCGCGGGAGCGTATCTCTACGTGTTTTTATTCGGCGCGCCGTTTTTACGCGATATATTTTTAGGCAGCGAGGTGGCGAATTTTACGGATTTTACGCCGATCATCGACTTTAACATGCTGTTTTTGATCTTTGTTTTTAGCGTGATTCCGTTTTTGGCATTCGTCATCATCCCGTCGTGGCGCATCGCCGTTAGCGACATGAGCGAGGCAGTAAAATGA